A genomic window from Punica granatum isolate Tunisia-2019 chromosome 2, ASM765513v2, whole genome shotgun sequence includes:
- the LOC116196884 gene encoding uncharacterized protein LOC116196884, which translates to MGRMSSEIESGVYSSSAIGLGSPLVGHQSDGEWPFSSWTAVEGGEGADQNVRCPKKKTTKKKKKQVLLEGYVEATGDEDDLVRTKSLTDEDLDELKGCLDLGFGFSYDEIPELCSTLPALELCYSMSRKFNDESLKSPEAEVEAPESLPEPAASPIASWRISSPGDHPEDVKARLKFWAQAVACTVRLCS; encoded by the exons ATGGGGAGGATGTCTAGCGAAATCGAATCAGGTGTTTACTCAAGCTCCGCAATCGGCCTTGGATCCCCACTTGTCGGCCACCAGAGCGACGGTGAGTGGCCGTTCTCGAGCTGGACCGCCGTCGAAGGCGGCGAGGGAGCCGACCAGAATGTGAGGTGTCCGAAGAAGAAGAccacgaagaagaagaagaagcaggtGCTGTTGGAAGGCTACGTGGAGGCGACCGGCGACGAGGATGATCTGGTGAGGACGAAGAGCTTGACGGACGAGGATCTGGACGAATTGAAGGGGTGCTTGGATCTAGGTTTCGGTTTCAGCTACGATGAGATTCCTGAGCTGTGCAGTACCTTGCCTGCGCTTGAGCTGTGCTACTCAATGAGCCGGAAGTTCAATGACGAGAGCCTCAAGTCTCCTGAGGCGGAGGTGGAAGCCCCTGAGTCGCTGCCAGAGCCGGCCGCCAGTCCAATCGCCAGCTGGCGGATCTCCAGCCCTG GTGACCATCCCGAAGATGTTAAAGCAAGGCTCAAGTTTTGGGCTCAGGCTGTGGCGTGTACTGTCAGATTGTGCAGCTAA